In one Agrobacterium tumefaciens genomic region, the following are encoded:
- a CDS encoding carboxymuconolactone decarboxylase family protein, whose product MKTRINYAKASPEAFKAVMALENYVQGSGLERRFVHLIKLRASIINGCAFCVDMHVKESRHDGLSEQWINLMSVWRESPVYTQQERALLGWVDAVTKIAETGAPDDAFETLKAHFSDEDIVKITVAIGAINTWNRIAVGFRSQHPVDAAAKAA is encoded by the coding sequence ATGAAAACCCGTATCAACTATGCCAAAGCATCGCCCGAAGCCTTCAAGGCCGTCATGGCTCTGGAAAATTATGTTCAGGGCAGCGGGCTCGAGCGCCGCTTCGTTCACCTCATCAAGCTGCGCGCCTCGATCATCAACGGCTGTGCCTTCTGTGTGGACATGCATGTGAAGGAAAGCCGCCATGACGGGCTCTCCGAACAATGGATCAACCTGATGAGCGTGTGGCGGGAATCCCCCGTTTATACCCAGCAGGAACGGGCGCTGCTCGGATGGGTGGACGCGGTGACGAAGATTGCCGAAACCGGCGCCCCGGATGATGCCTTCGAGACGCTGAAGGCGCATTTTTCCGATGAGGATATCGTGAAGATCACGGTCGCCATCGGCGCCATCAACACCTGGAACCGCATCGCTGTCGGTTTCCGCTCCCAGCATCCGGTCGATGCGGCTGCGAAGGCGGCGTGA
- a CDS encoding Rrf2 family transcriptional regulator, whose amino-acid sequence MKLGDGVEQAIHSVGMLAGLSEGGVLSAAALAEFHGVSTSYLLKHLQSLSNAGIVATVPGPKGGYRLARATDRITLLDIVLAVEGPQPAFRCAEIRQRGPNPLPGRYFTKPCGINAAMLKAEKAYRAELAKTTIADILDDLAANDDGGIAARGCAFLELNERKTMTR is encoded by the coding sequence ATGAAACTCGGCGACGGCGTGGAACAGGCCATTCACAGCGTGGGCATGCTGGCGGGGCTTTCCGAAGGCGGCGTGCTGTCGGCAGCGGCGCTGGCGGAATTTCACGGCGTTTCCACCAGCTATCTGCTGAAGCATCTTCAGTCGCTGTCCAATGCCGGGATTGTCGCCACCGTGCCGGGGCCGAAGGGCGGTTACCGTCTGGCCCGGGCGACAGACAGGATCACGCTGCTCGATATCGTGCTGGCCGTCGAAGGGCCGCAGCCTGCCTTCCGCTGCGCGGAAATCCGCCAGCGCGGGCCGAACCCCTTGCCGGGGCGTTATTTCACCAAGCCCTGCGGCATCAATGCCGCGATGCTGAAAGCGGAGAAGGCCTATCGGGCGGAACTCGCCAAAACCACCATCGCCGATATTCTGGACGATCTCGCCGCCAATGATGATGGCGGGATTGCCGCGCGTGGCTGCGCCTTTCTGGAGCTGAACGAGCGCAAGACGATGACGCGCTGA
- a CDS encoding ligase-associated DNA damage response DEXH box helicase, with product MKHAESPISGTHVGSLPLPFQKWFAEKGWSPRAHQLELMARARGGENMLLIAPTGAGKTLGGFMASLTDLAERGKVPAGSGFVGVHTLYISPLKALAVDIERNLTRPVSEMGLPISIETRTGDTPQGKRQRQKVKPPDILLTTPEQVSLLLANKEAERFFRDLKYVVLDELHSLVTSKRGHLLSLALARVRLHAPDVRFIGLSATVAEPMDLRRYLAPQGQAEPPAGLITVEGGAKPDISILSTEERIPWSGHSARYAMKDLYAALKDHQTTLIFVNTRSQAELIFQELWTINDDNLPIALHHGSLDAGQRRRVEAAMAENKLRAVVATSTLDLGIDWGDVDLVVHVGAPKGASRLAQRIGRANHRMDEPSKAILVPANRFEVMECRAALDANYIGAQDTPPIAEGALDVLAQHILGMACAEPFDADDLYREVTSASPYADLPRATFDRVVDFTATGGYALRTYERYARIRQMKDGRWRVSNPAVAQQYRLNLGTIVEAAELNVRMVKRNAKGTVGRGGMSLGKVEEYFLEQLVQGDTFLFAGKVLRFEGIRENECLVSQAFSMDPKIPSYAGGKFPLSTYLADQVRSMLADPARWHALPDQVRDWLAIQKEKSIIPKRDELLVETFPFRKRFFMVMYPFEGRLAHQTLGMLLTRRLERAGAKPMGFVATDYSLAIWAMEDIGRRLKSRRLSLADLLDEDMLGDDLEAWLDESFMLKRTFRNCAVISGLIERRHPGKEKTGRQVTVSADLIYDVLRSHEPDHILLEATRRDAAAGLLDIGRLGDMLRRIKGHTTHRALEHVSPLAVPVMLEIGRETVAGEAMDDVLAEAADELIAEAMS from the coding sequence GTGAAACACGCCGAGTCTCCCATTTCCGGCACGCATGTCGGCTCCTTGCCCCTTCCATTCCAGAAATGGTTTGCCGAAAAAGGGTGGTCTCCGCGCGCGCATCAATTGGAGCTGATGGCCCGGGCGCGCGGCGGCGAAAACATGCTGCTGATCGCGCCCACGGGCGCCGGCAAGACGCTGGGCGGCTTCATGGCCTCGCTCACCGATCTGGCAGAACGCGGCAAGGTGCCGGCGGGCTCCGGCTTCGTCGGCGTGCACACGCTCTATATCTCGCCGCTCAAGGCGCTGGCGGTGGATATCGAACGCAACCTCACCAGACCCGTCTCTGAAATGGGTCTGCCGATTTCCATCGAGACCCGCACCGGCGATACGCCGCAGGGAAAACGCCAGCGCCAGAAGGTGAAGCCGCCAGACATTCTGCTGACGACACCGGAACAGGTCTCGCTGCTGCTCGCCAACAAGGAGGCCGAGCGCTTTTTCCGTGACCTGAAATATGTGGTGCTCGACGAGTTGCATTCGCTCGTCACCTCCAAACGCGGCCATCTGCTGTCGCTGGCGCTCGCCCGGGTGCGCCTGCACGCACCCGATGTGCGCTTTATCGGCCTTTCGGCCACGGTGGCGGAGCCGATGGATTTGCGCCGTTACCTCGCGCCGCAGGGACAGGCTGAGCCGCCCGCCGGCCTCATCACCGTCGAAGGCGGGGCAAAGCCGGATATCTCCATCCTGAGCACGGAAGAGCGCATCCCATGGTCCGGCCATTCGGCACGTTACGCCATGAAGGATTTGTACGCCGCGCTGAAGGACCATCAGACGACGCTGATCTTCGTCAACACCCGCTCGCAGGCGGAGCTGATTTTCCAGGAACTCTGGACCATCAATGACGACAATCTGCCGATTGCACTGCATCACGGTTCGCTGGATGCCGGCCAGCGCCGCAGGGTGGAAGCGGCCATGGCGGAAAATAAATTGCGCGCCGTCGTCGCCACCTCCACGCTCGATCTCGGCATAGACTGGGGCGATGTCGACCTCGTCGTGCATGTCGGCGCGCCGAAGGGCGCAAGCCGCCTGGCCCAGCGCATCGGCCGCGCCAATCACCGCATGGACGAGCCGTCAAAGGCGATCCTCGTTCCCGCCAACCGTTTTGAGGTTATGGAGTGCCGCGCAGCTTTGGATGCCAATTACATCGGCGCGCAGGATACGCCGCCGATTGCCGAGGGCGCGCTCGATGTTCTAGCCCAGCATATACTCGGCATGGCCTGCGCCGAGCCCTTCGATGCGGATGATCTCTATCGCGAAGTAACCAGCGCCTCGCCCTATGCCGATCTGCCGCGCGCCACCTTCGACCGGGTGGTGGATTTCACCGCCACCGGCGGTTATGCGCTGCGCACCTATGAGCGTTACGCCCGCATCCGGCAGATGAAGGACGGTCGCTGGCGCGTCTCCAATCCGGCGGTCGCGCAGCAATATCGCCTGAACCTCGGCACCATCGTCGAGGCGGCGGAACTCAATGTCCGCATGGTCAAGCGTAATGCCAAGGGCACGGTCGGGCGCGGCGGCATGTCGCTCGGCAAGGTCGAGGAATATTTCCTCGAGCAGCTGGTGCAGGGCGATACTTTCCTCTTCGCCGGCAAGGTGCTGCGCTTCGAAGGCATCAGGGAGAATGAATGCCTGGTCTCACAGGCCTTCTCCATGGACCCGAAGATACCCTCCTATGCCGGCGGCAAGTTTCCGCTCTCCACCTATCTCGCCGATCAGGTGCGCTCCATGCTGGCAGACCCGGCGCGCTGGCATGCCCTGCCGGATCAGGTCCGCGACTGGCTGGCGATCCAGAAGGAAAAGTCGATTATTCCCAAGCGCGACGAGCTGCTGGTGGAGACCTTCCCCTTCCGCAAGCGCTTCTTCATGGTCATGTATCCCTTCGAGGGACGCTTGGCACACCAGACGCTCGGCATGCTTTTGACGCGACGGCTGGAACGCGCGGGCGCCAAGCCGATGGGTTTCGTCGCCACCGATTATTCGCTCGCCATCTGGGCCATGGAGGACATCGGCAGGCGGCTGAAATCCCGCCGCCTTTCGCTTGCCGACCTGCTGGACGAGGACATGCTGGGCGACGATCTGGAGGCGTGGCTGGACGAATCCTTCATGCTGAAGCGCACCTTCCGCAATTGCGCCGTCATTTCCGGGCTGATCGAGCGCCGCCATCCGGGTAAGGAAAAGACCGGCAGGCAGGTCACGGTCTCCGCCGATCTTATTTATGACGTTCTTCGCAGCCATGAGCCGGACCATATCCTGCTGGAAGCGACGCGGCGCGATGCCGCGGCGGGACTTTTGGACATTGGTCGTCTTGGCGATATGCTGAGGCGAATCAAGGGTCACACCACCCATCGCGCGCTGGAACATGTCTCGCCGCTTGCCGTTCCCGTCATGCTGGAAATCGGCCGCGAGACGGTGGCGGGCGAGGCGATGGACGATGTGCTGGCCGAAGCCGCAGACGAACTGATCGCGGAAGCGATGTCCTAG
- the pdeM gene encoding ligase-associated DNA damage response endonuclease PdeM: protein MLSRLTLSDRFSNGFECLGSETAVNGVAAWCDPLGGLYLPDLSLLVVSDLHLEKGAAFARRGRMLPPYDTIATLKILSSLVSRYDPKIVVSLGDNFHDRVGSEHLPPMLREIIREMASGREWIWINGNHDPDGTVDLPGSSVDEMFYGNLVFRHEPKPRDAAGEIAGHLHPSATVRRREKTVRRPCFATDGSRLLMPAFGVMSGGLDLRHKAMRGLFDHAALVAHLMGRERIYSVRFANLLG, encoded by the coding sequence GTGCTGAGCCGTCTCACATTGAGCGACAGGTTTTCAAACGGTTTCGAATGCCTCGGCAGCGAAACCGCCGTTAATGGTGTCGCGGCCTGGTGCGATCCGCTCGGCGGACTTTACCTGCCCGACCTGTCGCTGCTCGTGGTGTCCGACCTGCATCTGGAAAAAGGGGCGGCCTTTGCCCGGCGCGGGCGCATGCTGCCGCCTTATGACACCATCGCTACCCTCAAAATCCTGTCCTCCCTCGTCAGCCGCTACGACCCGAAGATCGTCGTCAGCCTCGGCGACAATTTCCACGACCGCGTGGGGTCCGAGCATCTGCCGCCCATGCTGCGTGAAATCATCCGCGAGATGGCCAGCGGCCGTGAATGGATATGGATCAACGGCAATCATGATCCTGATGGTACGGTCGATCTGCCGGGATCTTCGGTGGATGAGATGTTTTACGGCAATCTCGTTTTCCGCCATGAGCCGAAACCGCGTGATGCCGCCGGCGAAATCGCCGGCCACCTGCATCCTTCCGCCACGGTTCGCCGCCGCGAAAAGACGGTTCGGCGGCCCTGTTTCGCCACCGATGGTTCACGGCTTCTGATGCCGGCTTTCGGGGTCATGAGCGGCGGGCTGGATCTGCGGCACAAGGCCATGCGCGGTCTCTTCGATCACGCCGCCCTCGTCGCGCATCTAATGGGGCGGGAGCGCATCTATTCGGTGCGGTTTGCCAATCTGCTCGGCTGA
- a CDS encoding universal stress protein, which produces MFKHILIPTDGSPLAQIAIDQGFALAREAGAKVTVVTVSEPFHVIASDVEDIAAIAEEEFHRCEEAEHLLRDTQAHAESMGLDCEALLARAGRPDEAIIEIADRTGCDLIAMASHRRRSFIEMLLGSVTAKVLKNSKIPVLVYRQ; this is translated from the coding sequence ATGTTCAAGCACATTCTCATTCCCACCGATGGCTCGCCGCTGGCGCAGATCGCAATCGACCAAGGGTTCGCTCTCGCCAGGGAGGCAGGCGCAAAGGTGACCGTCGTGACGGTATCGGAACCCTTTCACGTGATTGCCAGCGATGTCGAGGACATTGCCGCCATTGCTGAAGAGGAATTTCACCGTTGCGAGGAGGCGGAGCATCTTCTGAGAGACACGCAGGCGCACGCCGAATCCATGGGGCTCGATTGCGAAGCCCTGTTGGCGCGAGCGGGGCGGCCTGATGAGGCTATCATCGAAATAGCCGACAGAACCGGCTGCGACCTCATCGCCATGGCGTCGCACCGGCGCAGGAGTTTCATCGAGATGCTGCTGGGCAGCGTTACGGCCAAGGTGCTGAAGAATTCGAAGATACCGGTGCTGGTCTACCGTCAATAG
- a CDS encoding TIGR02186 family protein translates to MTRPILHAVFFLISCLAFGGIASAQTPPLALPPGPQQRSLLENIEIGASTTEIPIASDFRGADFTLFGALNNTDQLLLAIGQYDIVVTLEGPSDYMTVRKKERVAGIWINTSAITFTPLPESYSMASTRDISAIASPGTLRAMGLGVDHLSLKSAVFSGVPDNVFDFQEAYRRLKLSSGIYRNDTTGVRLERTGLFWATLRLPANVPNGVHTARAYLFKSGKFIAQRELKLRVVKTGMEQAITDAAHQTPLAYGALCVLLAVVTGWGASIIFRKD, encoded by the coding sequence TTGACCCGCCCTATTTTGCACGCCGTGTTTTTTCTTATCTCATGCCTTGCTTTTGGGGGCATTGCCTCGGCGCAGACACCACCGCTTGCCCTGCCGCCCGGTCCGCAGCAGCGGTCACTGCTGGAAAACATCGAAATCGGCGCATCGACAACGGAAATTCCCATCGCTTCCGATTTTCGCGGGGCGGATTTCACGCTCTTCGGCGCGCTGAACAATACCGACCAGCTGCTACTTGCCATCGGGCAATACGACATTGTCGTGACGCTCGAGGGACCGAGCGACTACATGACAGTGCGCAAGAAAGAACGTGTGGCCGGTATCTGGATCAATACCAGCGCCATTACCTTCACGCCGCTGCCGGAATCCTATTCCATGGCCAGCACGCGCGACATCAGCGCCATCGCATCGCCCGGTACCTTGCGGGCCATGGGGCTGGGTGTCGATCATCTGTCGCTCAAAAGCGCTGTTTTTTCCGGCGTGCCCGACAATGTCTTCGATTTTCAGGAAGCCTATCGTCGGCTCAAGCTTTCAAGCGGCATTTATCGCAACGACACGACCGGGGTGAGGCTGGAACGCACCGGCCTGTTCTGGGCGACGCTTCGCCTGCCCGCCAACGTGCCGAACGGCGTACACACCGCCCGCGCCTATCTCTTCAAGAGCGGCAAATTCATCGCCCAGCGCGAGCTGAAGCTGCGCGTCGTCAAGACCGGCATGGAACAGGCGATCACCGACGCCGCCCATCAGACGCCGCTTGCCTATGGCGCGCTCTGCGTTCTGCTCGCCGTCGTGACCGGCTGGGGTGCTAGCATCATCTTCCGCAAGGACTGA
- a CDS encoding sulfite exporter TauE/SafE family protein has translation MTVYLPIAELSVNIFIILGMGAAVGFLSGMFGVGGGFLITPLLIFYNIPPVVAVATGANQVVASSVSGSITHFRRGTLDVKLGSVLLVGGLVGATVGVWIFSFLRSIGQLDLIVSLLYVILLGTVGGLMLKESISALRRAARNETVTLRRPGHHNWVHRLPLKMRFKKSKIYLSVIPIVTLGFGIGILTSIMGVGGGFIMVPAMIYLLRIPTSVVVGTSLFQIIFVTAYTTVVQAATNYSVDVVLAFILMVAGVIGAQYGVRVGQKLRGEQLRALLALLVLAVALRLAVSLVVRPEDLFSVAVGGLGY, from the coding sequence GTGACTGTCTATCTGCCAATCGCAGAACTGTCGGTGAATATTTTCATCATTCTGGGCATGGGCGCGGCTGTCGGTTTTCTTTCCGGCATGTTCGGCGTTGGCGGTGGTTTCCTGATCACGCCGCTTCTGATTTTCTATAATATTCCCCCCGTCGTGGCGGTTGCGACTGGCGCGAACCAGGTGGTCGCCTCTTCCGTTTCCGGCTCCATCACGCATTTCCGGCGCGGGACGCTGGACGTCAAGCTTGGCAGCGTGTTGCTTGTGGGCGGTCTTGTCGGCGCCACGGTCGGCGTGTGGATATTCTCCTTTCTGCGTAGCATCGGCCAGCTCGATCTCATTGTCTCCCTGCTCTACGTCATCCTGCTCGGCACCGTCGGCGGATTGATGCTGAAGGAGAGCATTTCGGCGCTCCGCCGCGCCGCCCGCAACGAAACCGTGACGCTGCGTCGCCCCGGCCATCACAACTGGGTGCACCGTCTGCCGCTGAAAATGCGGTTCAAGAAATCGAAGATCTATCTCAGCGTCATTCCCATCGTGACCCTGGGTTTCGGCATCGGCATCCTCACATCGATCATGGGTGTCGGCGGCGGTTTCATCATGGTGCCGGCGATGATCTATCTCTTACGCATCCCCACCAGCGTGGTCGTCGGCACCTCGCTGTTCCAGATCATTTTCGTGACCGCCTATACGACCGTCGTACAGGCCGCGACCAACTATTCCGTCGATGTGGTGCTGGCTTTCATCCTGATGGTGGCGGGCGTCATCGGCGCGCAATATGGTGTGCGGGTGGGGCAGAAACTGCGCGGCGAACAGCTGCGTGCGCTGCTGGCGCTGCTGGTGCTTGCCGTTGCGCTTCGCCTCGCCGTCTCACTGGTGGTGCGCCCGGAAGACCTGTTTTCGGTTGCCGTCGGGGGGTTAGGTTATTGA
- a CDS encoding hemagglutinin: protein MSQKFPREPRTATPAPEPKTEAYAAPREPRATVTPPQLDPVNEIRQRQRLLESSFQRPQEPVARPERTITRPLAPEYRPNEAAAAAPRARSIPPYQEQQRNDAALQEIAQALVNLRHELKHDISEGVAREAQGLRAEIRNIRAIAEDQQFIGDLRDDIARLAGSIDQLGNLASPDAYGLRNEFEDLRLTIDQLAREDSVHRIESRWNNVEDTLRGFDAASLQDEIVSLAYRLDDIKTQLGGMSNNPAVRVLEEKLIAIASAVEQLGKHMQPNEAAFTEQFSGLDQRLDEISRAIAATGARSNAQATDNALAQRLETRLNGLAEQLDDINRLAAAKPEPALDLTARLETLAGKIDELSTARDAAQLHERLDQLSLLLERSQRPSQQAELTSFLSDISRKIDALDHGAVNDGLAERLDTLSRRIEDLDYRYSQPQPASGLSENAFSRLEERLGNIAARLDETAHAAPADSHALASLENQIAHLSTLISQPVHAQASLPPQLDARMAAIEDYMASNDEYIIEAARQAAEAVLDAYTRNNLSAGANLADMTMLTDLATDLRSLEALSRNTEERTHRTFEALHETLVQIAGRLDSLDNREAVPAYREEAAPRNVAQHMVAPAREDVPMPAAVFPEEGYIAEEQAILDADEKDADAMTVVPPAAAKPAKAEKKSLLAGLTKRFRSSTAKAAKTTEEPISATSTRTQVEPAPSLDPIDVLPAGQENELLEPGSGAPDIKKILERVRASQVAASGKAADAEGRTDFIAAARRAAQAAAMETSPENLETGKKNRKADASALSRYRRPLLLGIGAILLAMMAMPLIKTLIGGTEAPAPVIEQKMENSPVSALPESGDKAVTIPSDLAIDQEQAASADSIENAAPPQNTIDPRTIGGAPLADEPPVANAPVVDTTTPDTIVKSEPQVPAQQAAAPAAPAQDAIAVPAGIEPASLAEAAAKGDTQALFEIAARYTDGRGVAADRAEAAKWYKMAADRGLAPAQYRLANLYEKANGVERNLSEAKRYYTLAAEQGNAGAMHNLAVLLASDAAGQPDFTGAAQWFIKASELGVRDSQFNLAILYARGSGVKQDIEESYKWFAIAAKDGDADAAQKRDEVAGAMNPQQLQSAKAKVDAWKVKPLSEDANSVNPPEEWAGKEGVKTASVDMEKAIRNIQAILNKNGFDAGQPDGKLGKNTVTAIKDFQKSVGQTPDGRITNELVTALLARNK, encoded by the coding sequence ATGAGCCAGAAATTCCCGCGCGAGCCGCGCACGGCGACCCCGGCGCCGGAACCGAAAACCGAGGCTTACGCCGCGCCGCGCGAACCACGCGCCACGGTTACGCCGCCGCAGCTCGACCCCGTCAACGAAATCCGCCAGCGCCAGCGCCTGCTCGAATCAAGCTTCCAGCGCCCGCAGGAACCCGTTGCACGCCCGGAACGAACCATTACCAGGCCGCTTGCGCCGGAGTATCGCCCAAACGAGGCGGCTGCCGCCGCACCGCGTGCACGCTCCATTCCGCCTTATCAGGAGCAGCAGCGTAACGACGCGGCCTTGCAGGAAATCGCACAGGCCCTCGTCAACCTGCGGCATGAGCTGAAGCACGATATCTCCGAAGGCGTGGCGCGCGAGGCGCAGGGGCTGCGTGCGGAGATCCGCAACATTCGCGCCATCGCGGAAGACCAGCAATTCATCGGCGATCTGCGCGACGATATTGCACGGCTTGCCGGCAGCATCGACCAGCTCGGCAACCTGGCATCGCCTGACGCCTATGGGCTGCGCAACGAATTCGAGGACCTGCGCCTGACGATCGACCAGCTTGCGCGTGAAGACAGCGTGCACCGGATCGAAAGCCGCTGGAACAATGTGGAAGATACGCTGCGCGGTTTCGACGCCGCCTCGCTGCAGGATGAGATCGTTTCGCTCGCCTATCGTCTGGACGACATCAAGACCCAGCTCGGCGGCATGAGCAACAATCCGGCCGTGCGCGTGCTTGAAGAAAAGCTGATCGCCATTGCGAGCGCCGTGGAGCAGCTCGGCAAACACATGCAGCCGAACGAGGCGGCCTTTACCGAACAGTTTTCCGGGCTGGATCAGCGTCTGGACGAAATCAGCCGCGCGATTGCCGCAACGGGGGCCCGCTCGAATGCCCAGGCCACGGATAATGCGCTGGCGCAGCGGCTGGAAACCCGCCTGAACGGCCTTGCCGAACAGCTTGATGACATCAACCGTCTTGCCGCCGCCAAGCCTGAGCCGGCGCTGGACCTGACCGCCCGTCTCGAAACGCTGGCCGGCAAGATCGATGAGCTCAGCACCGCCCGCGACGCCGCGCAGCTGCATGAGCGGCTGGACCAGCTTTCCCTGCTGCTGGAGCGCTCGCAGCGCCCTTCGCAGCAGGCGGAACTGACCTCCTTCCTCAGTGACATTTCCCGCAAGATCGACGCACTGGATCACGGCGCCGTCAATGATGGCCTGGCCGAACGGCTCGATACGCTGTCGCGGCGGATCGAGGACCTCGATTATCGCTATAGCCAGCCGCAGCCGGCTTCGGGCCTCAGCGAAAACGCCTTCTCGCGTCTGGAAGAGCGGCTCGGCAATATTGCCGCCCGTCTCGACGAGACCGCCCATGCCGCGCCCGCCGACAGCCACGCGCTGGCAAGCCTCGAAAACCAGATCGCCCATCTCTCGACGCTGATCAGCCAGCCGGTGCACGCACAGGCGAGCCTGCCCCCGCAACTCGATGCCCGCATGGCGGCGATCGAGGACTATATGGCGTCGAACGACGAATATATCATCGAAGCGGCACGGCAGGCGGCCGAAGCCGTTCTGGACGCCTATACCCGCAACAACCTGTCCGCCGGCGCCAATCTCGCCGACATGACGATGCTGACCGATCTCGCGACCGATCTTCGCAGTCTTGAAGCCCTGAGCCGCAATACCGAAGAGCGCACGCATCGCACCTTCGAGGCGCTGCACGAGACGCTGGTGCAGATCGCCGGCCGGCTCGACAGTCTCGACAATCGCGAGGCTGTTCCCGCTTATCGCGAAGAGGCCGCGCCCCGAAACGTTGCGCAGCATATGGTTGCTCCCGCCCGCGAAGATGTGCCCATGCCGGCAGCGGTCTTCCCGGAGGAAGGTTATATTGCCGAGGAGCAGGCCATTCTCGACGCCGACGAGAAGGATGCGGATGCGATGACCGTCGTGCCGCCTGCTGCGGCAAAGCCGGCAAAGGCCGAAAAGAAGAGCCTGCTTGCCGGCCTGACGAAACGGTTCAGGAGCAGCACGGCGAAGGCGGCCAAAACCACTGAAGAGCCCATATCCGCCACCTCCACCCGCACGCAGGTGGAGCCCGCGCCTTCGCTCGACCCGATTGACGTTCTGCCAGCCGGCCAGGAAAACGAGCTTCTGGAGCCGGGTTCGGGCGCGCCTGATATCAAGAAGATACTGGAACGGGTGCGCGCCAGCCAGGTGGCCGCCAGCGGCAAGGCCGCCGATGCCGAAGGACGGACGGATTTCATTGCCGCCGCCCGCCGCGCTGCACAGGCCGCCGCCATGGAAACCTCGCCGGAAAATCTTGAAACCGGCAAGAAAAATCGCAAGGCCGACGCCTCTGCGCTCTCGCGCTACCGTCGCCCGCTGCTGCTCGGCATAGGTGCCATTCTTCTCGCCATGATGGCCATGCCGCTCATCAAGACGTTGATCGGTGGCACGGAAGCGCCGGCACCCGTCATCGAACAGAAGATGGAAAACTCTCCGGTCTCCGCCCTTCCCGAGAGTGGCGACAAGGCAGTGACCATTCCGTCCGACCTCGCGATCGATCAGGAGCAGGCGGCATCCGCCGACAGTATCGAAAACGCGGCACCGCCGCAGAATACAATCGATCCCCGCACCATTGGCGGCGCACCGCTCGCCGACGAGCCGCCGGTCGCCAATGCTCCGGTTGTCGATACGACAACACCTGACACAATCGTAAAAAGCGAGCCGCAGGTACCGGCGCAGCAAGCCGCCGCTCCGGCTGCCCCCGCCCAGGACGCGATTGCGGTTCCCGCAGGCATCGAGCCGGCATCGCTCGCCGAGGCCGCAGCCAAGGGCGACACGCAGGCGCTGTTTGAGATCGCCGCACGTTACACCGACGGCCGCGGCGTGGCCGCCGACCGTGCTGAAGCCGCAAAATGGTATAAAATGGCGGCGGATCGCGGTCTTGCACCCGCACAATATCGTCTCGCCAACCTTTACGAGAAGGCAAACGGCGTCGAGCGCAACCTTTCCGAGGCCAAGCGTTATTACACGCTGGCCGCAGAGCAGGGCAATGCCGGCGCCATGCACAATCTCGCCGTCCTGCTTGCCTCAGACGCGGCTGGCCAGCCGGATTTCACTGGTGCCGCACAATGGTTCATCAAGGCTTCCGAACTCGGCGTTCGGGACAGCCAGTTCAACCTCGCCATTCTCTATGCCCGCGGCAGTGGTGTGAAGCAGGATATCGAGGAATCCTACAAGTGGTTCGCGATTGCCGCCAAGGATGGCGACGCTGACGCCGCCCAGAAGCGTGACGAAGTTGCCGGGGCGATGAACCCGCAGCAGCTTCAGAGCGCCAAGGCCAAGGTGGACGCGTGGAAGGTCAAGCCGCTTTCGGAAGACGCCAACAGCGTCAACCCGCCTGAGGAATGGGCCGGCAAGGAAGGTGTGAAGACCGCCTCCGTGGACATGGAAAAGGCGATCCGCAACATTCAGGCAATCCTGAACAAGAACGGTTTCGATGCCGGCCAGCCCGATGGCAAGCTTGGCAAGAACACCGTCACCGCCATCAAGGACTTCCAGAAATCCGTGGGCCAGACGCCTGACGGGCGCATCACCAACGAGCTGGTGACCGCGCTGCTTGCCCGCAACAAGTAA